Proteins from one Catalinimonas alkaloidigena genomic window:
- a CDS encoding cupin domain-containing protein has product MKILLPHTIENTTGEKITFLRITVKDGVEYLEGENEVQPNAGPPMHVHYQQDESFTVMAGKLGYQTWGQEKKYAGPGETVLFKAGVPHKFWNAGPDLLHCTGYISPAGNLDYFLTQLFQSSKENGGRPGIFDAAFLLNRYKSEFGLLEIPQVVQKTLFPGALLLGKLLGKYKKFKEAPPAM; this is encoded by the coding sequence ATGAAAATCCTTTTGCCACACACGATTGAAAACACGACCGGAGAGAAAATCACCTTCTTGAGAATTACCGTCAAAGACGGTGTGGAGTACCTGGAAGGAGAAAATGAAGTGCAGCCTAACGCCGGCCCGCCGATGCACGTGCACTACCAGCAGGACGAATCCTTCACCGTGATGGCGGGGAAACTAGGGTATCAGACGTGGGGACAAGAGAAAAAATACGCCGGCCCTGGCGAAACGGTGCTGTTTAAAGCGGGTGTACCTCATAAATTCTGGAACGCTGGCCCTGACTTACTGCACTGCACCGGATACATCAGCCCTGCCGGGAATTTAGATTACTTCCTCACGCAACTCTTCCAGTCGTCCAAGGAAAACGGCGGCCGGCCTGGAATCTTTGATGCCGCGTTTTTGCTCAATCGCTACAAATCGGAATTCGGCTTGTTGGAAATTCCGCAAGTTGTCCAAAAGACCCTGTTTCCTGGGGCCTTGTTGCTGGGTAAGCTTCTGGGAAAATACAAGAAATTTAAGGAGGCACCCCCTGCGATGTAA